A stretch of DNA from Sebastes umbrosus isolate fSebUmb1 chromosome 14, fSebUmb1.pri, whole genome shotgun sequence:
taatcgcggtaaaatattttaatcgattgacagctctagtaaaTACACTGTCAAAATAAGCTGCAGATTACAAAATTAATGAAAACCCTTTTGTATAGTTTATGCAAATTGGAATGTAGACATTGAACCAGTCGTGGAGGTTATTCTACCATCTTGATTCTCctcttgtgtttttatactgCCTAAATGGAGAAGTCCACAAAGGGAACAGATGGCAGAGTAGTTTCAGGAATATTCCCGTTACGTCCCTTTGACATTGTGTGTCCTGAGTCAGACTGCACATCTGAGGGACCTAAATTGTTCATTACATTTCCAgactgtctctctgcctctttgtTCACTACGCTAACACACGGGTGCCCACGAAGATAGAACCGCCAGGGCTTCTTGGCCCATTCCCCGTGAGACTCTATTCCAATGCGCGGTGCTGCTACTATATTGTGGGGTTCTACTTGATTTGTGTTGGGGTTCTTCTCCAGCCACACCTCTGGGTCTGAGGCTAGGTCTCGACGGTCAAAACAGTGGGGTATATTTAGAGCCTGGCACAGCTTCGAAGGCCCGTTGCAGAGCTCTTTGTCCTTCAGTTGCCGGGCTCCCTCTTTGCGTTTGGCTGCTCTCAGCTGCCTCATGACGGGCTGACCCTCCAGGGGCTCAAGGGAGCGCAGCAGCACGGCAGCACCCTCCCCTGGGGATA
This window harbors:
- the mpg gene encoding DNA-3-methyladenine glycosylase; the encoded protein is MMAGRKRKMLALTAAAAAPEQAAGKHENRTDLKVAPAKVKCESEQSHYFMQTDLQQQLRLREHFFNQSCISLAKAFLDKVLVRRCADGTELRGRIVETEAYLGGEDKASHSAGGKRTKRNTAMFMKPGTIYVYSIYGIYLCMNVSSEGEGAAVLLRSLEPLEGQPVMRQLRAAKRKEGARQLKDKELCNGPSKLCQALNIPHCFDRRDLASDPEVWLEKNPNTNQVEPHNIVAAPRIGIESHGEWAKKPWRFYLRGHPCVSVVNKEAERQSGNVMNNLGPSDVQSDSGHTMSKGRNGNIPETTLPSVPFVDFSI